From Methanobacterium alcaliphilum, the proteins below share one genomic window:
- a CDS encoding HypC/HybG/HupF family hydrogenase formation chaperone, which yields MCIAAPAQVIEINNNDKIAVVDFGGVRQQVKLDLVEDVEEGRYVLVHSGYAIEVMTDE from the coding sequence ATGTGCATTGCAGCACCGGCTCAAGTAATTGAGATCAATAATAATGATAAAATTGCAGTAGTAGATTTTGGCGGAGTTAGACAGCAGGTAAAATTAGATCTGGTGGAAGATGTGGAAGAGGGTAGGTATGTGCTTGTCCACTCAGGATATGCTATTGAAGTTATGACTGATGAG